The following are encoded together in the Glycine max cultivar Williams 82 chromosome 8, Glycine_max_v4.0, whole genome shotgun sequence genome:
- the LOC100805848 gene encoding E3 ubiquitin protein ligase RIE1, giving the protein MSSPNSARQPHAPLLLPRPDAAARLPVLALLLGRRGHSVMVRETAARELEERRADWTYSKPVVALDMTWNMAFVVVSAVMLACTVKENPNTPIRWWICGYALQCLLHVALVWLEYRRRNDAPGDEDSAANLDYDDVNDSDEDDVGTSGSSSSTGFTKRCASLNTMISLLWWMVGFYWVVSGGDILLQDAPRLYWLTVVFLAFDVFFAIFCVVLACLIGIALCCCLPCIIAILYAVAGQEGASESDLSILPKYRFQMLSNEETPGEGGGGSMIPMETSNGYSVNERTLSPEDAECCICISSYEDGAELHVLPCNHHFHSTCIVKWLKMNATCPLCKYNILKGNEQIISRHEKIEPLPICSV; this is encoded by the exons ATGTCATCGCCAAACTCCGCCCGTCAGCCCCACGCGCCGCTCCTTCTCCCGCGCCCCGATGCCGCCGCCCGCCTCCCCGTCCTGGCGCTCCTCCTCGGCCGCCGCGGCCACTCCGTCATGGTCCGGGAGACGGCGGCGCGTGAGCTGGAGGAGCGGCGCGCCGACTGGACCTACTCGAAGCCGGTGGTGGCGCTGGACATGACGTGGAACATGGCCTTCGTCGTGGTCTCGGCGGTCATGCTCGCCTGCACCGTCAAGGAGAACCCCAACACGCCGATCCGCTGGTGGATCTGCGGCTACGCGCTGCAGTGCCTCCTCCACGTGGCCCTCGTGTGGCTCGAGTACCGTAGGAGGAACGACGCGCCCGGGGACGAGGATTCTGCTGCCAACCTAGATTACGACGACGTCAACGACAGCGACGAGGACGATGTTGGAACCTCTGGGAGTTCCTCTTCCACCGG ATTCACAAAACGATGTGCATCATTGAATACCATGATTTCATTACTTTGGTGGATGGTGGGCTTTTACTGGGTTGTCTCTGGTGGTGATATTCTTCTGCAAGATGCTCCACGTTTATACTG GTTGACTGTTGTCTTTCTAGCATTTGATGTCTTCTTTGCTATCTTTTGTGTTGTTTTGGCATGCTTGATTGGAATTGCCCTCTGTTGTTGTTTGCCCTGTATTATTGCTATTCTCTATGCTGTTGCAGGACag GAGGGTGCATCAGAATCGGATCTCAGTATACTTCCAAAATACAGATTTCAAATGTTAAGCAATGAGGAAACACCTGGTGAGGGAGGGGGAGGATCAATGATTCCTATGGAGACCAGCAATGGTTACTCGGTGAATGAACGAACACTTTCACCTGAGGATGCA GAATGCTGTATATGCATCTCTTCCTATGAGGATGGAGCTGAACTTCACGTTCTCCCTTGTAACCATCATTTCCACTCTACGTGCATAGTGAAATGGTTAAAGATGAATGCAACTTGTCCTCTTTGCAAGTACAATATTCTCAAGGGAAATGAACAG ATAATATCAAGACATGAAAAAATAGAACCTCTCCCAATTTGCTCGGTTTAG